A window of the Arachis duranensis cultivar V14167 chromosome 5, aradu.V14167.gnm2.J7QH, whole genome shotgun sequence genome harbors these coding sequences:
- the LOC107489478 gene encoding magnesium transporter MRS2-5 isoform X3 translates to MEEAQGQYYSSTPQESALSHDGGGRSQLNGQGNCGTGIIGLKKRGHGTRSWIKIGQDGSTQTVTLDKATIMRHCSLPSRDLRLLDPMFIYPSTILGREKAIVVNLEQIRCIITADEVILMNSLDGSVGQYRSELCNRLQKEKADGLPFEFRALEMALELTCTSLDAQVKELEMEIYPVLDELASSISTLNLERVRRFKGHLLALTQRVQKVRDEIEHLMDDDGDMAEMCLTEKRRSSDMYPLNDCLHILTSSSGKEISKSAPNSPERSISGIPMLPRAFSIIGNSGKHGSSMGSSDNGERIQPLEMLLEAYFIVIDNTLNSLSSLKEYIDDTEDFINIKLLHW, encoded by the exons ATGGAGGAAGCACAAGGCCAGTATTATTCTTCCACTCCACAAGAATCTGCATTATCTCATGATGGTGGAGGGAGGTCTCAGCTCAACGGCCAAGGGAATTGTGGGACTGGTATCATAGGCCTGAAGAAGAGAGGTCATGGAACTCGTTCTTGGATAAAAATTGGTCAGGATGGGAGTACTCAGACCGTAACACTTGACAAGGCTACCATTATGAGACATTGTTCTTTGCCTTCCAGAGATCTTAGACTATTGGATCCAATGTTCATTTATCCTTCTACCATATTAGGACGGGAGAAGGCTATTGTTGTAAACCTTGAGCAAATCCGTTGTATAATTACTGCTGATGAGGTCATCCTGATGAATTCATTGGATGGTAGTGTTGGTCAGTATAGGTCAGAATTATGCAATCGGCTTCAGAAAGAAAAAGCTG ATGGTCTGCCTTTTGAGTTTAGAGCGTTGGAAATGGCTCTGGAGTTGACATGCACATCTTTAGATGCTCAG gtaaaagagttggaaatggaaATATATCCTGTGCTAGATGAATTAGCATCGTCTATCAGTACTCTGAATTTAGAACGTGTTCGAAGATTTAAAGGTCATCTCCTTGCTTTGACTCAACGAGTTCAGAAG GTACGTGACGAAATAGAACATCTCAtggatgatgatggtgatatGGCTGAGATGTGCCTTACTGAGAAAAGGAGAAGCTCAGATATGTACCCTCTTAATGATTGTCTTCACATTCTTACATCAAGTAGTGGTAAAGAGATTTCAAAGTCAGCTCCTAATTCACCAGAGCGGTCAATTAGTGGGATCCCAATGTTGCCAAGGGCTTTCAGCATCATTGGAAATTCAGGCAAACATGGTAGTTCAATGGGTTCTTCTGATAATGGAGAAAGGATTCAACCACTGGAAATGTTGCTTGAAGCATACTTTATCGTCATTGATAATACGCTTAACTCATTGTCGTCG CTTAAAGAATACATTGATGACACAGAAGATTTTATCAATATAAAGTTG CTACATTGGTAG
- the LOC107489478 gene encoding magnesium transporter MRS2-5 isoform X2, whose translation MEEAQGQYYSSTPQESALSHDGGGRSQLNGQGNCGTGIIGLKKRGHGTRSWIKIGQDGSTQTVTLDKATIMRHCSLPSRDLRLLDPMFIYPSTILGREKAIVVNLEQIRCIITADEVILMNSLDGSVGQYRSELCNRLQKEKADGLPFEFRALEMALELTCTSLDAQVRDEIEHLMDDDGDMAEMCLTEKRRSSDMYPLNDCLHILTSSSGKEISKSAPNSPERSISGIPMLPRAFSIIGNSGKHGSSMGSSDNGERIQPLEMLLEAYFIVIDNTLNSLSSLKEYIDDTEDFINIKLGNIQNRLIQFELLLTAATLVAAVFAAVTAVFGMNFETTVFDYPSGFHWVLVVTGITCASLYFSFLFYFKYKKVLPG comes from the exons ATGGAGGAAGCACAAGGCCAGTATTATTCTTCCACTCCACAAGAATCTGCATTATCTCATGATGGTGGAGGGAGGTCTCAGCTCAACGGCCAAGGGAATTGTGGGACTGGTATCATAGGCCTGAAGAAGAGAGGTCATGGAACTCGTTCTTGGATAAAAATTGGTCAGGATGGGAGTACTCAGACCGTAACACTTGACAAGGCTACCATTATGAGACATTGTTCTTTGCCTTCCAGAGATCTTAGACTATTGGATCCAATGTTCATTTATCCTTCTACCATATTAGGACGGGAGAAGGCTATTGTTGTAAACCTTGAGCAAATCCGTTGTATAATTACTGCTGATGAGGTCATCCTGATGAATTCATTGGATGGTAGTGTTGGTCAGTATAGGTCAGAATTATGCAATCGGCTTCAGAAAGAAAAAGCTG ATGGTCTGCCTTTTGAGTTTAGAGCGTTGGAAATGGCTCTGGAGTTGACATGCACATCTTTAGATGCTCAG GTACGTGACGAAATAGAACATCTCAtggatgatgatggtgatatGGCTGAGATGTGCCTTACTGAGAAAAGGAGAAGCTCAGATATGTACCCTCTTAATGATTGTCTTCACATTCTTACATCAAGTAGTGGTAAAGAGATTTCAAAGTCAGCTCCTAATTCACCAGAGCGGTCAATTAGTGGGATCCCAATGTTGCCAAGGGCTTTCAGCATCATTGGAAATTCAGGCAAACATGGTAGTTCAATGGGTTCTTCTGATAATGGAGAAAGGATTCAACCACTGGAAATGTTGCTTGAAGCATACTTTATCGTCATTGATAATACGCTTAACTCATTGTCGTCG CTTAAAGAATACATTGATGACACAGAAGATTTTATCAATATAAAGTTG GGCAATATTCAAAACCGCCTAATACAGTTTGAATTGCTTCTTACTGCAGCTACATTGGTAGCAGCAGTATTTGCTGCTGTGACAGCAGTGTTTGGGATGAACTTTGAAACCACAGTTTTTGACTATCCATCTGGTTTCCATTGGGTTTTGGTAGTTACCGGAATCACTTGTGCATCATTGTATTTCTCGTTCTTATTCTACTTTAAGTACAAGAAAGTGCTTCCAGGGTAA
- the LOC107489478 gene encoding magnesium transporter MRS2-5 isoform X1 gives MEEAQGQYYSSTPQESALSHDGGGRSQLNGQGNCGTGIIGLKKRGHGTRSWIKIGQDGSTQTVTLDKATIMRHCSLPSRDLRLLDPMFIYPSTILGREKAIVVNLEQIRCIITADEVILMNSLDGSVGQYRSELCNRLQKEKADGLPFEFRALEMALELTCTSLDAQVKELEMEIYPVLDELASSISTLNLERVRRFKGHLLALTQRVQKVRDEIEHLMDDDGDMAEMCLTEKRRSSDMYPLNDCLHILTSSSGKEISKSAPNSPERSISGIPMLPRAFSIIGNSGKHGSSMGSSDNGERIQPLEMLLEAYFIVIDNTLNSLSSLKEYIDDTEDFINIKLGNIQNRLIQFELLLTAATLVAAVFAAVTAVFGMNFETTVFDYPSGFHWVLVVTGITCASLYFSFLFYFKYKKVLPG, from the exons ATGGAGGAAGCACAAGGCCAGTATTATTCTTCCACTCCACAAGAATCTGCATTATCTCATGATGGTGGAGGGAGGTCTCAGCTCAACGGCCAAGGGAATTGTGGGACTGGTATCATAGGCCTGAAGAAGAGAGGTCATGGAACTCGTTCTTGGATAAAAATTGGTCAGGATGGGAGTACTCAGACCGTAACACTTGACAAGGCTACCATTATGAGACATTGTTCTTTGCCTTCCAGAGATCTTAGACTATTGGATCCAATGTTCATTTATCCTTCTACCATATTAGGACGGGAGAAGGCTATTGTTGTAAACCTTGAGCAAATCCGTTGTATAATTACTGCTGATGAGGTCATCCTGATGAATTCATTGGATGGTAGTGTTGGTCAGTATAGGTCAGAATTATGCAATCGGCTTCAGAAAGAAAAAGCTG ATGGTCTGCCTTTTGAGTTTAGAGCGTTGGAAATGGCTCTGGAGTTGACATGCACATCTTTAGATGCTCAG gtaaaagagttggaaatggaaATATATCCTGTGCTAGATGAATTAGCATCGTCTATCAGTACTCTGAATTTAGAACGTGTTCGAAGATTTAAAGGTCATCTCCTTGCTTTGACTCAACGAGTTCAGAAG GTACGTGACGAAATAGAACATCTCAtggatgatgatggtgatatGGCTGAGATGTGCCTTACTGAGAAAAGGAGAAGCTCAGATATGTACCCTCTTAATGATTGTCTTCACATTCTTACATCAAGTAGTGGTAAAGAGATTTCAAAGTCAGCTCCTAATTCACCAGAGCGGTCAATTAGTGGGATCCCAATGTTGCCAAGGGCTTTCAGCATCATTGGAAATTCAGGCAAACATGGTAGTTCAATGGGTTCTTCTGATAATGGAGAAAGGATTCAACCACTGGAAATGTTGCTTGAAGCATACTTTATCGTCATTGATAATACGCTTAACTCATTGTCGTCG CTTAAAGAATACATTGATGACACAGAAGATTTTATCAATATAAAGTTG GGCAATATTCAAAACCGCCTAATACAGTTTGAATTGCTTCTTACTGCAGCTACATTGGTAGCAGCAGTATTTGCTGCTGTGACAGCAGTGTTTGGGATGAACTTTGAAACCACAGTTTTTGACTATCCATCTGGTTTCCATTGGGTTTTGGTAGTTACCGGAATCACTTGTGCATCATTGTATTTCTCGTTCTTATTCTACTTTAAGTACAAGAAAGTGCTTCCAGGGTAA